The sequence GCAATAGGCAAGTTGATGAAGTGCATCAGTTTCTTATTCATGCGGGTATTAGAGCCAACATTGGACCAACTAAAACATTTCGCATTTTTAAAGAGATTGTTGGTGGTTATGATAAGGTTGGTTGCACTAGTATTGATTTCAAGAACTATGGTCGAGACTTGAAGGTGTATGTCGCTGGTTCGGATGCCCATATGTTGCTTGAAACATTAAAGGATAGGAAGGAGCTTTGTGATggttttcaatatttttacgACGTTGACGAGGAAAATCAGCTGCGCCGCCTTATCTGGACAGATAAACAAGCTGTGATTAACTTTAAAAATTTTGGACAGGCTGTGTCTTTTGATGCAACATACAACACCAACAGGTTTAcgttttttatattattattcagATATGTTTTTATGGTATTCAGTTCGTGTATATGCTTATTCGTTATGTCATAACATTTTTCAAAGTTTTCTGATGGAATTATTAGTTATTTTAAAGTCAATTAGCTATATCAGTTGTTCATTTTTTCGGAACATCaattagttatttttatttgttctcATTCAGTTCGGTTTGCATATTTGTTCATATATAAATCTACTTTATTCGGTATACTATTGTAGTCTGTTTGGGAAGTCTGATGTTGGATTTTATGATTCTTGTAGGTACAAAATGATTTTTACACCGTTTACTGGTAGGGACAACCACGGTAAATGTGTGTCGTTTGGTGCAGCAATCATATCACATGAAGACATGGATTCATATGCGTGGGTTTTGAGCAAGTTTACTGAGTGTGTTGGGAATGCTCCTCGTGTGTTTATGACTGATCAAGATCCTGGATTGAAGAAGGCCGTTGCTCTTGTCTGGCCCGAAACACATCATAGGTTTTGCATGTGGCACATCACTATGAAGGTCGTAGAGAAATTGCCATTTAATTTGAGGGATGATTCTGATTTCAAGTCGAAGTTGAATAAGATTATATGGTCGGATACGATTGACACTCATGAGTTTGAGGATGAATGGAATAATTTGATAGCTGAATATGAGTTGGGTGATAACAGGTGGTTCTCCTCAATGTATGAGGATCGTGCTTTATGGATTCCTGCATATTTTCGTGACATCGGTATGAGCGGGCTGTTTCGCACCACTTCCTTATCTGAGAGTGAGAATAGTTATTTCAAACACTTCCTTAGTAAGTTTTCTGATCTTGTTGTGCTGTTTATGAATTATAACAGCGCCTTAGATTCCCAACGAGATACATGTCAGAGGCTAAATTATGAGGATGAGACTGCTGTTCTCCCCATGCTTACAACGATGGCAATTGAGAAACATGCCTCTAGATTATATACCATCTCAATTTTCAAGGAGGTACAAGAGGAGATTGTATCTGCGTTTTCAGCATGCATGATGGCAAAGATGGAGGGTAACACATTCGTAGTCGATGACAATGTTGACGGTGTATTCACAGTTGTGCATGATCCAGCTGTTGATTATTTGACTTGCCAGTGCAAGCTGTTCACCAGGAAGGGCTTGTTATGCAGACACATGTACTACGTGTTGCGGTGGATGAAAGTTGACAATATTCCTGAAAGATACATTGCCAATCGATGGTGCAAATCTTTTTTGTTATCTACACCACAATTGATGAATGGTAAGCCAGATTCTGCATCAACCCAATTAATTGGCAAGCAGGATCTATTCCATGTTTTTTGCAAATGTATTGGTCATGTTTATGGTGATCAAGAATTGATGAAACAGCTGTTAGATGCATTCACTGAAGTTGAGAACAAATTTGGAAAGCTTGGAAACAAAAATCGAACTGCCAATTCGAAAGAGCATATATTCCAGGAGTTTTATGGGTCTGTACGACCTGAGGTGCCTTCTGTGCTCCCTCCTGCTGTTGCTAAAACTAAAGGTAGTGGAGCGGGTGGTCGTAGGAAATCCGGCAAGGAGAAGGCAATGAGTATAGCTCAGAAGCCTATGCGGAACTGCAAAAGATGCAAATCCATGGGACACCACGACTCTCGGAATTGTCCTACCAAGGCGCTGCTGAACCCATGAAGTTTtaagttaatatttttttccatGTTAGTTGTTTTTACGTCATTCACCATATACGATTTGTTTTGTTGGATTATTGTTCTCATTTAAGTTTTGAAAGTTTGTTGGTGACACTTAATTTTGTTAGCACTCTACTTGACTTGTTGAATTATTGCTCATTTTGAGTAATTTTATCTCGTATGCCATTTTATCTTCTCATTTAAATCTCATGGTTTGTTGGTCTGTTTATTAGTATATTCAGTAAGTTAAGATGTTTGTTCAAATGTAAATTTGCTTTGTTCTATAATTACTTTAACTCGTTCAGTAGCAATTTGTATGTTTGTATCACATAAACGAATTAAGTAGTTTCTTCAACTGTTGGATCAAGTATGTTATTTATGTTAATTAGCTTGTTCAATTTCGCACGAGTGTTGTTTGAATCATTAGTTTAGCTTATTCACTAGTTGGATGTGTTAATTATAGCTCATTTTTTCCATGTTTGAAACATTCAATACAAATTCACATGAGCTTTGTTTGAAACATTAGGTTAGCTTATTCAGTAGTATCAAATGTTTATGTTGATGTTGATGCATTAAGCCACTATTGTGTTAATACATgaacaacaaaaatatatatacagaaCTTAATACTTCAAACATTCCAAATTTTGTACTTATTTGACAATTCCAAACAAGGACAACGTAATATTTGAACACCagtttatatttattc comes from Salvia miltiorrhiza cultivar Shanhuang (shh) chromosome 3, IMPLAD_Smil_shh, whole genome shotgun sequence and encodes:
- the LOC131015722 gene encoding protein FAR1-RELATED SEQUENCE 5-like, producing the protein MEFGSCSTGESTTIDVEGCADLFIPDCDAKEKPFEGQVFCNLEQAEKFYEDYAKVCGFIPRKATKNRDDDGSISTRFMLCNREGVPNHANSLIFVEGNRDDRKRKRTSFKVGCKARIIFKAMSYGRFRVGTFSEGHNHKMVSETSRHFMSSNRQVDEVHQFLIHAGIRANIGPTKTFRIFKEIVGGYDKVGCTSIDFKNYGRDLKVYVAGSDAHMLLETLKDRKELCDGFQYFYDVDEENQLRRLIWTDKQAVINFKNFGQAVSFDATYNTNRYKMIFTPFTGRDNHGKCVSFGAAIISHEDMDSYAWVLSKFTECVGNAPRVFMTDQDPGLKKAVALVWPETHHRFCMWHITMKVVEKLPFNLRDDSDFKSKLNKIIWSDTIDTHEFEDEWNNLIAEYELGDNRWFSSMYEDRALWIPAYFRDIGMSGLFRTTSLSESENSYFKHFLSKFSDLVVLFMNYNSALDSQRDTCQRLNYEDETAVLPMLTTMAIEKHASRLYTISIFKEVQEEIVSAFSACMMAKMEGNTFVVDDNVDGVFTVVHDPAVDYLTCQCKLFTRKGLLCRHMYYVLRWMKVDNIPERYIANRWCKSFLLSTPQLMNGKPDSASTQLIGKQDLFHVFCKCIGHVYGDQELMKQLLDAFTEVENKFGKLGNKNRTANSKEHIFQEFYGSVRPEVPSVLPPAVAKTKGSGAGGRRKSGKEKAMSIAQKPMRNCKRCKSMGHHDSRNCPTKALLNP